From Plectropomus leopardus isolate mb chromosome 4, YSFRI_Pleo_2.0, whole genome shotgun sequence, the proteins below share one genomic window:
- the c4h17orf67 gene encoding uncharacterized protein C17orf67 homolog, whose translation MKKLVVFLLCLVLLAIYTDANPIIKESFAKQLLRSKRQERPMKPGHPDEPMREHLLHMQALDQRAQEINMENWLNPHCYPRCDRNYGYPV comes from the exons atgaagaagctggtggtgtttttgctgtgcCTGGTCCTGCTGGCCATCTACACAG aTGCCAACCCTATCATCAAGGAGAGCTTTGCTAAGCAGCTGCTCCGCAGTAAGAGGCAGGAGCGGCCCATGAAGCCCGGCCACCCTGATGAGCCAATGAGG gagCACCTGCTCCACATGCAGGCTCTGGATCAGAGGGCCCAGGAGATTAACATGGAGAACTGGCTGAACCCTCACTGCTACCCCCGCTGTGACAGGAACTACGGATACCCCGTTTGA
- the cbx8b gene encoding chromobox protein homolog 8b, with translation MELSAVGERVFAAESIIKRRIRKGRIEYLVKWKGWSPKYSTWEPEENILDSRLFAAFEQRERERELYGPKKRGPKPKTFLLKAQAKVKAKSYEFRSDAVRGMHISYPTPEPVVTPRAREGLRAVVPTIFPPSTVNRGESARIRQPELSPREYQQPSPQQSSPEDLIHIPKKRGPKPKPRFKDSSCGPAVSEPYKRRAEEQMSHSQHKLAKLQGGQEMRLVKVAHRHPEIHGHSHKHHHHHHHHHHHTHSRGISGGGSYKQLYSERGLHPHRTDTDTHRTKDSSSYLAPVHFKHQSKLSQSLSRPAELPQMEKPYFLDRPSPTRLDDDLDEVTWRPSIGDVEKVMVTDVTTNFLTVTIKESSTSKGFFKDKR, from the exons ATGGAGCTGTCTGCCGTCGGGGAGAGGGTGTTCGCCGCCGAGTCTATCATTAAACGGAGGATAAGGAAG GGTCGCATTGAGTACCTAGTGAAATGGAAGGGCTGGTCTCCCAA ATACAGCACTTGGGAGCCGGAGGAGAATATCTTGGACTCCCGCCTGTTTGCCGCTTTCGAGCAGAG GGAGCGTGAAAGGGAGCTGTACGGGCCCAAAAAGAGAGGACCCAAACCCAAGACGTTTCTGCTCAAG GCTCAGGCTAAAGTCAAAGCCAAGTCTTATGAGTTCAGGAGCGATGCAGTCAGAGGGATGCACATCAGCTACCCAACTCCAGAGCCAGTTGTCACCCCCAGGGCCAGAGAGGGCCTGAGAGCTGTTGTTCCCACCATCTTCCCACCCAGTACAGTCAACCGCGGTGAAAGTGCACGCATCCGACAGCCAGAACTGAGCCCCCGTGAATACCAGCAGCCTTCACCCCAGCAAAGCAGTCCAGAAGACCTCATCCACATACCCAAAAAAAGAGGGCCCAAGCCTAAGCCCCGCTTCAAGGACAGCAGCTGCGGCCCCGCTGTCTCTGAGCCCTACAAGAGGAGAGCGGAGGAACAGATGAGCCACAGCCAACACAAACTGGCTAAGCTCCAGGGGGGTCAAGAGATGAGGCTGGTCAAAGTGGCCCACAGACACCCAGAGATCCATGGTCACAGTCACAaacaccaccatcaccaccaccaccatcaccaccacacacacagccgGGGAATCTCCGGCGGAGGCTCCTACAAACAGCTGTACTCAGAGCGCGGCCTGCACCCGCACAGGACagacacggacacacacaggaCTAAGGACAGCTCCAGCTACCTGGCACCTGTGCACTTCAAGCACCAGTCCAAACTGAGCCAGAGTCTGAGTCGCCCCGCTGAGCTTCCACAGATGGAAAAGCCGTACTTCTTGGACAGGCCGTCCCCGACCAGGCTCGACGACGACTTGGACGAAGTGACATGGAGGCCGTCTATCGGGGACGTGGAAAAGGTCATGGTGACGGACGTGACCACCAACTTCCTGACCGTCACCATCAAGGAGAGCAGCACTTCAAAAGGCTTCTTCAAAGACAAAAGATGA
- the LOC121941949 gene encoding E3 SUMO-protein ligase CBX4-like isoform X2, giving the protein MVSKADASSQLTVCSLNRYNTWEPEENILDPRLLDAFQDRERQEQLMGYRKRGPKPKHLLVQVPSFARRSSILADLHEASLDEDSCQKTSPIQMLRPQGQQYQLNSKKHHQYQPLCREREAEQQTNGKKYYYQLNSKKHHHYQPDLKGHEPIFAKPKAPELANKGYNLPPVLQQKWVRDKDSGCLTKVKDITMELKKLPADLYGHKESEKVKPKEDALPQSNGVSNSKLKIVKNKNKNGRIVIVMSKYMENGMQAAKIKNGDSVEKQVTDDCTENHLEKMKLVKKLGLMNGFAKNPKDKVPRSGFNGDCPKEKEQSPQTEPTVTEQDKHVEVRGQGQLSVDQPLQLTTKPNLLSLPLERGVTSPLDKRGSQGGFQGLKRHLSDTDIEEHGSTKRFLSPRSISAPNTVSSPIQSISIDQNGHQSHIGLQDCGYADQEEPIDLSIVKSRPKATQPETHTQAQSIIQVETQTDAQTEKHTETQTTPEGEKDNSLSVCDHKKRKEETFPSFQPFLGNIVITDITTNCLTVTFKEYITA; this is encoded by the exons ATGGTCTCCAAA GCTGATGCGTCCTCACAGCTCACTGTCTGCTCTCTGAACAGATACAACACGTGGGAACCAGAGGAAAACATCCTGGACCCAAGACTGCTTGATGCTTTCCAAGACAG GGAACGCCAAGAGCAGCTGATGGGATATCGCAAGAGAGGACCCAAACCGAAGCACCTGCTGGTTCAG gttccTTCTTTCGCCCGGAGATCCAGTATTCTGGCTGACCTCCATGAGGCGTCCCTAGATGAGGACAGCTGTCAGAAGACCAGCCCCATCCAGATGCTCCGTCCCCAGGGTCAGCAGTACCAGCTCAACAGCAAGAAGCACCACCAGTACCAGCCGCTGTGCAGGGAGCGCGAAGCCGAGCAGCAGACCAACGGCAAGAAGTACTACTATCAGCTCAACAGCAAGAAGCACCACCATTACCAGCCGGACCTCAAGGGCCACGAGCCCATATTTGCCAAGCCAAAAGCTCCAGAACTGGCTAACAAGGGGTACAACCTTCCCCCAGTGCTGCAACAAAAGTGGGTCCGGGACAAGGACTCAGGCTGCCTCACCAAAGTCAAGGACATCACCATGGAGCTGAAGAAGCTTCCAGCAGACCTATATGGCCACAAAGAGTCAGAGAAGGTCAAGCCTAAGGAGGATGCTTTACCACAGTCTAACGGTGTCAGCAACAGCAAGCTAAAGATTgtcaagaacaaaaacaaaaatggacgGATTGTTATTGTCATGAGCAAGTACATGGAAAATGGAATGCAAGCGGCTAAGATTAAAAACGGCGATTCTGTCGAAAAGCAAGTGACTGACGACTGCACCGAGAACCACCTTGAGAAGATGAAACTCGTCAAGAAGCTTGGCCTCATGAATGGATttgcaaaaaaccccaaagacaAAGTTCCCAGATCTGGATTTAACGGAGATTGCCCCAAAGAAAAGGAACAGTCCCCCCAAACGGAGCCAACTGTGACGGAACAGGATAAACATGTCgaggtcaggggtcaggggCAGCTTTCAGTGGATCAGCCTTTACAATTGACAACCAAGCCTAATCTGCTCTCCCTGCCTTTGGAAAGGGGAGTTACCTCCCCACTGGACAAAAGAGGAAGCCAAGGTGGATTTCAAGGACTAAAGCGACACCTCTCTGACACTGACATTGAGGAGCATGGGAGTACTAAGAGGTTTTTGAGCCCCAGGAGTATCAGCGCACCTAACACGGTATCTTCACCCATCCAAAGCATCAGCATCGACCAAAACGGACATCAGAGTCACATTGGGCTGCAGGATTGTGGCTATGCAGACCAAGAGGAACCTATTGACTTGAGCATTGTCAAGTCTAGGCCTAAAGCTACccaacctgaaacacacacacaagctcaaaGTATAATACAGgttgaaacacaaacagatgcacagacagaaaaacatactgaaacacaaacaactcCAGAGGGGGAGAAGGACAATTCATTGTCTGTTTGTGaccacaaaaagagaaaagaagagacatTTCCGTCTTTCCAGCCTTTCCTCGGGAATATAGTAATCACAGACATTACTACAAACTGCCTCACTGTCACCTTTAAGGAATATATAACAGCataa
- the LOC121941949 gene encoding E3 SUMO-protein ligase CBX4-like isoform X1 → MELPAAGEHVFAVESIEKKRSRKGRFEYLVKWRGWSPKYNTWEPEENILDPRLLDAFQDRERQEQLMGYRKRGPKPKHLLVQVPSFARRSSILADLHEASLDEDSCQKTSPIQMLRPQGQQYQLNSKKHHQYQPLCREREAEQQTNGKKYYYQLNSKKHHHYQPDLKGHEPIFAKPKAPELANKGYNLPPVLQQKWVRDKDSGCLTKVKDITMELKKLPADLYGHKESEKVKPKEDALPQSNGVSNSKLKIVKNKNKNGRIVIVMSKYMENGMQAAKIKNGDSVEKQVTDDCTENHLEKMKLVKKLGLMNGFAKNPKDKVPRSGFNGDCPKEKEQSPQTEPTVTEQDKHVEVRGQGQLSVDQPLQLTTKPNLLSLPLERGVTSPLDKRGSQGGFQGLKRHLSDTDIEEHGSTKRFLSPRSISAPNTVSSPIQSISIDQNGHQSHIGLQDCGYADQEEPIDLSIVKSRPKATQPETHTQAQSIIQVETQTDAQTEKHTETQTTPEGEKDNSLSVCDHKKRKEETFPSFQPFLGNIVITDITTNCLTVTFKEYITA, encoded by the exons ATGGAGCTACCCGCCGCGGGAGAGCACGTCTTTGCGGTGGAGAGCATCGAGAAGAAGCGCAGCAGAAAG GGGAGGTTTGAGTACCTGGTCAAGTGGCGAGGATGGTCTCCAAA ATACAACACGTGGGAACCAGAGGAAAACATCCTGGACCCAAGACTGCTTGATGCTTTCCAAGACAG GGAACGCCAAGAGCAGCTGATGGGATATCGCAAGAGAGGACCCAAACCGAAGCACCTGCTGGTTCAG gttccTTCTTTCGCCCGGAGATCCAGTATTCTGGCTGACCTCCATGAGGCGTCCCTAGATGAGGACAGCTGTCAGAAGACCAGCCCCATCCAGATGCTCCGTCCCCAGGGTCAGCAGTACCAGCTCAACAGCAAGAAGCACCACCAGTACCAGCCGCTGTGCAGGGAGCGCGAAGCCGAGCAGCAGACCAACGGCAAGAAGTACTACTATCAGCTCAACAGCAAGAAGCACCACCATTACCAGCCGGACCTCAAGGGCCACGAGCCCATATTTGCCAAGCCAAAAGCTCCAGAACTGGCTAACAAGGGGTACAACCTTCCCCCAGTGCTGCAACAAAAGTGGGTCCGGGACAAGGACTCAGGCTGCCTCACCAAAGTCAAGGACATCACCATGGAGCTGAAGAAGCTTCCAGCAGACCTATATGGCCACAAAGAGTCAGAGAAGGTCAAGCCTAAGGAGGATGCTTTACCACAGTCTAACGGTGTCAGCAACAGCAAGCTAAAGATTgtcaagaacaaaaacaaaaatggacgGATTGTTATTGTCATGAGCAAGTACATGGAAAATGGAATGCAAGCGGCTAAGATTAAAAACGGCGATTCTGTCGAAAAGCAAGTGACTGACGACTGCACCGAGAACCACCTTGAGAAGATGAAACTCGTCAAGAAGCTTGGCCTCATGAATGGATttgcaaaaaaccccaaagacaAAGTTCCCAGATCTGGATTTAACGGAGATTGCCCCAAAGAAAAGGAACAGTCCCCCCAAACGGAGCCAACTGTGACGGAACAGGATAAACATGTCgaggtcaggggtcaggggCAGCTTTCAGTGGATCAGCCTTTACAATTGACAACCAAGCCTAATCTGCTCTCCCTGCCTTTGGAAAGGGGAGTTACCTCCCCACTGGACAAAAGAGGAAGCCAAGGTGGATTTCAAGGACTAAAGCGACACCTCTCTGACACTGACATTGAGGAGCATGGGAGTACTAAGAGGTTTTTGAGCCCCAGGAGTATCAGCGCACCTAACACGGTATCTTCACCCATCCAAAGCATCAGCATCGACCAAAACGGACATCAGAGTCACATTGGGCTGCAGGATTGTGGCTATGCAGACCAAGAGGAACCTATTGACTTGAGCATTGTCAAGTCTAGGCCTAAAGCTACccaacctgaaacacacacacaagctcaaaGTATAATACAGgttgaaacacaaacagatgcacagacagaaaaacatactgaaacacaaacaactcCAGAGGGGGAGAAGGACAATTCATTGTCTGTTTGTGaccacaaaaagagaaaagaagagacatTTCCGTCTTTCCAGCCTTTCCTCGGGAATATAGTAATCACAGACATTACTACAAACTGCCTCACTGTCACCTTTAAGGAATATATAACAGCataa